In one window of Pseudoalteromonas sp. GCY DNA:
- a CDS encoding HvfC/BufC N-terminal domain-containing protein: MADLAALQHAFIAMLKGNDSQLMAEIEYQSGLNVAQRAQIYTNAYHIRLKKVLEQDHEMLGFYLGDALFDEMFSGYLQHFPSRSTSLRQFGDALPEYLSQFEPFKLYPILTEIAQFERTLLSAFDAEDAPQLGLVHLQKIAAAQFPNLQFTLHPSVHILGFTHNAVDSWQALKNSTPVPEVSTTPNYWILARERDMRTGYHPLTEAEFACLKNMKSALPFSFVCEYAAEQSDDLAQGTAMVMQLLQKGLNLGWFSGFKVAI, translated from the coding sequence ATGGCTGATCTCGCCGCGCTGCAACACGCCTTTATTGCAATGCTAAAAGGCAATGACAGCCAATTAATGGCTGAAATTGAATATCAAAGTGGCCTGAATGTCGCGCAACGTGCGCAAATATACACTAACGCTTACCACATCAGATTAAAAAAAGTGTTAGAACAAGATCACGAAATGCTTGGCTTTTACTTGGGTGATGCCCTGTTTGATGAGATGTTCTCGGGCTATCTACAGCACTTTCCTTCACGTTCGACCTCATTGCGCCAGTTTGGCGACGCGCTTCCTGAATATTTAAGTCAATTTGAGCCATTTAAGCTCTACCCTATTCTCACTGAAATCGCACAATTTGAACGTACATTACTCAGTGCATTTGACGCAGAAGATGCGCCTCAATTGGGACTTGTGCACCTACAAAAAATTGCAGCTGCACAATTTCCAAACTTGCAGTTTACCTTGCACCCCAGCGTTCACATATTGGGATTTACACATAATGCGGTCGACAGCTGGCAAGCTTTAAAAAACAGCACGCCAGTCCCTGAAGTGTCCACTACACCGAATTACTGGATACTCGCCAGAGAGCGCGATATGCGCACTGGGTATCACCCGTTAACGGAAGCAGAATTTGCTTGCCTAAAAAACATGAAGAGTGCGCTGCCGTTTAGTTTTGTCTGTGAATACGCGGCTGAGCAAAGTGATGATTTAGCACAAGGCACAGCAATGGTGATGCAGTTACTGCAAAAAGGGCTTAACTTGGGATGGTTTAGTGGCTTTAAAGTTGCCATATAA
- the bufB gene encoding MNIO family bufferin maturase, translated as MSVPFLGFGLGLRTCYFDAIIDTRPQVDWFEIISENYFVDGGKPWYYLSQIKEHYPIVMHGVSMSIGSTSPLDMNYLAQLKRTIARVEPEWVSDHLCFSSLGEFNSHDLLPLPYTEEALIHLTARIKQVQDYLERPMIFENVSSYLNYKQSELTEWAFLSELHQRTGCQLLLDINNVYVSSRNHQFDPMTYLNAIPSQAVAQIHLAGHSDFGTHIVDTHDQPICEEVWSLYRQYTQNRSPINTMIERDDNFPELAGLLQELNLAKGITPSSWRTYG; from the coding sequence ATGTCAGTACCCTTTCTGGGCTTTGGTCTTGGCCTACGCACGTGTTATTTTGACGCTATTATCGACACCCGACCCCAAGTAGATTGGTTTGAGATTATCTCTGAAAATTACTTTGTCGACGGCGGCAAGCCTTGGTATTACCTCTCGCAGATTAAAGAGCACTACCCCATTGTGATGCACGGAGTATCGATGTCGATAGGCAGTACTTCGCCCCTAGATATGAATTACCTTGCGCAACTTAAACGCACCATCGCACGGGTTGAACCCGAATGGGTGTCAGATCACCTCTGCTTTAGCAGCTTAGGCGAATTTAATAGCCATGATTTATTGCCACTTCCCTACACTGAAGAAGCGCTGATACATCTCACCGCAAGAATCAAACAAGTACAAGACTACCTTGAGCGTCCAATGATCTTCGAAAATGTCTCAAGTTATTTAAACTACAAACAATCTGAACTGACAGAGTGGGCGTTTTTGAGCGAATTACACCAGCGTACCGGATGCCAGTTATTGCTCGACATCAACAATGTATATGTAAGCTCACGCAATCATCAATTCGACCCAATGACTTACCTAAACGCCATACCATCACAAGCGGTCGCACAAATTCACTTGGCTGGCCATAGCGATTTTGGGACACATATTGTTGATACGCACGACCAACCAATTTGCGAAGAGGTATGGAGTTTATATCGACAATATACTCAAAACAGATCTCCCATTAACACCATGATTGAGCGTGATGATAACTTTCCTGAGCTCGCGGGATTGTTACAAGAGCTGAACTTGGCCAAAGGAATAACCCCTAGCAGTTGGAGAACATATGGCTGA
- the bufA2 gene encoding BufA2 family periplasmic bufferin-type metallophore has translation MKALTGAAMAMMVAGLVGCNSTENNSTSAQAATAETDLVHCYDVNVCGGHNDCKTASNACSGQASCKGTGFVAMPSKACSDVGGNQKDAWVGSVAKADLVHCHDVNVCGGHNDCKTASNACAGHASCKGTGFVSMPAKACADIGGKAKS, from the coding sequence ATGAAAGCATTAACGGGCGCTGCAATGGCGATGATGGTAGCGGGTTTAGTGGGTTGTAATAGCACAGAGAACAATTCTACAAGCGCACAAGCTGCGACAGCTGAAACAGATTTAGTGCATTGTTATGATGTCAATGTTTGTGGTGGACATAACGATTGTAAAACCGCGAGTAATGCCTGTTCAGGACAAGCTTCTTGCAAAGGCACAGGCTTTGTTGCCATGCCGAGTAAAGCGTGTAGTGATGTCGGTGGCAATCAAAAAGACGCATGGGTTGGCAGTGTCGCAAAGGCCGACCTTGTGCACTGTCACGATGTCAACGTTTGCGGAGGCCATAACGATTGTAAAACCGCAAGTAATGCTTGTGCGGGACACGCTTCTTGCAAAGGGACTGGATTTGTCAGCATGCCAGCAAAGGCTTGTGCTGATATTGGCGGCAAAGCGAAAAGCTAA
- a CDS encoding S8 family serine peptidase, with amino-acid sequence MRKLSAISFAVLAGLTSVNAQAAKILSVESNKAIEDQYIVVFTTPSVLNVKDSKAVAAFANKQAKALQNKHNVSITKEFGGVLNGVVINASAKQLKGLLNNPNIDYIEQDQVVTVTPTITASGDQANPTWGLDRIDQRNLPLNSNYHYDFDGTGVTAYVIDTGVRISHNEFGNRASHGYDFVDNDNDATDCNGHGTHVAGTIGGGEYGVAKNVNIVGVRVLGCNGSGSYSGVISGIDWVKNNASGPSVANMSLGGGVSQAVDDAVNNAVASGVSFVVAAGNDNSNACNYSPARAANAITVGSTTSSDARSSFSNYGNCLDIYAPGSSITSAWYNSDTSTNTISGTSMAAPHVAGAVALYLDENPGLSPSQIDSLLSQRSSKGKVSNPQNGSPNELLYTLAGGTDPDPDPITELVNGQGVSASGAFGQQTFYKLVVPAGASALNFSLAGGTGDADLYVQQGTQPTLNSYACRPYQDGNNESCDFTNPTAGDWYVMLNGYAAYANASLTGTYSSDPGGCGSNCLENGIPVSGLAGASGQELLYTIDVPANVTLTVASSGGSGDADLYVRKGAAPTTSTYDCRPFLNGNNESCSLSSGQGATYYIKLRGYSSFSGVTLVASY; translated from the coding sequence ATGCGTAAATTAAGTGCTATTAGTTTTGCAGTATTAGCGGGTTTGACTTCAGTCAACGCACAAGCCGCTAAAATACTTAGCGTAGAGTCAAACAAAGCAATCGAAGATCAGTACATTGTGGTGTTCACAACACCTTCTGTTTTAAATGTCAAAGACAGTAAAGCGGTTGCAGCCTTCGCTAATAAGCAAGCTAAAGCGTTACAGAATAAACATAACGTAAGCATTACAAAAGAGTTTGGTGGCGTGCTAAACGGTGTGGTGATTAATGCATCTGCAAAGCAACTAAAAGGTCTGCTTAATAATCCAAATATTGACTATATCGAACAAGACCAAGTGGTCACGGTGACCCCAACTATCACAGCAAGCGGCGACCAAGCTAATCCAACTTGGGGTCTAGATCGCATCGATCAACGTAATCTACCACTAAACTCAAACTACCACTATGATTTTGATGGCACTGGCGTAACAGCCTATGTTATCGATACAGGTGTTCGCATTAGTCACAATGAATTTGGTAACCGTGCATCACATGGTTATGACTTTGTTGATAATGACAATGATGCAACAGACTGTAACGGTCATGGTACCCATGTTGCAGGCACAATTGGTGGCGGTGAATATGGGGTAGCGAAAAACGTCAATATCGTTGGGGTAAGAGTATTGGGTTGTAACGGCTCGGGTTCGTATTCAGGCGTTATCTCTGGTATTGATTGGGTTAAAAACAATGCATCAGGCCCATCCGTTGCTAACATGAGTTTGGGTGGTGGTGTTTCTCAAGCTGTTGATGACGCGGTTAATAACGCAGTTGCATCAGGCGTTAGCTTTGTTGTCGCGGCGGGTAATGACAATAGTAATGCCTGTAATTACTCACCTGCACGTGCAGCCAATGCAATCACAGTGGGTTCAACCACAAGCAGCGATGCCCGCTCTAGCTTCTCAAATTACGGTAACTGTCTAGATATTTATGCGCCCGGTTCAAGCATCACCTCTGCTTGGTATAACTCAGATACATCGACCAATACCATCAGTGGAACTTCGATGGCCGCACCGCACGTTGCGGGTGCTGTTGCGCTATATTTGGATGAAAACCCAGGTTTAAGCCCATCACAAATTGATAGCTTACTGAGTCAACGTTCATCAAAAGGTAAAGTCTCTAACCCACAAAACGGTTCGCCTAATGAACTACTTTACACGCTCGCAGGTGGCACTGATCCGGACCCAGATCCAATCACAGAGCTAGTTAATGGCCAAGGCGTCAGTGCATCTGGTGCATTTGGTCAGCAAACCTTCTATAAGTTGGTTGTTCCTGCAGGCGCGAGTGCGCTGAACTTCTCACTTGCTGGTGGTACTGGCGATGCCGACCTGTATGTACAGCAAGGCACTCAGCCAACACTAAATAGTTACGCTTGCCGCCCCTATCAGGATGGTAATAATGAATCATGCGATTTCACCAATCCGACTGCTGGTGATTGGTATGTGATGCTAAATGGCTACGCTGCGTATGCAAATGCGTCCCTCACTGGTACTTACTCATCTGATCCAGGTGGCTGTGGTAGCAACTGCTTAGAAAATGGCATCCCAGTAAGTGGTTTGGCTGGTGCATCTGGCCAAGAGTTGCTATACACCATTGATGTTCCAGCAAATGTAACATTGACAGTAGCAAGTTCTGGTGGCTCTGGCGATGCAGACTTATATGTTCGTAAAGGTGCAGCACCAACGACATCAACCTATGACTGCCGTCCGTTCTTAAATGGTAATAATGAATCTTGTAGTTTAAGTTCAGGCCAAGGTGCAACCTATTACATCAAGTTGCGTGGCTACTCTAGCTTCTCTGGCGTAACACTTGTTGCAAGTTACTAA
- a CDS encoding helix-turn-helix domain-containing protein, with translation MSYFECQTKQLASRYFALPLVELASQRGVHADVILKGSKLFYTDLHANPTCISYEQFETIVSNLVSQASCQEVSFIYGQYLLNTLISHHAELLFNCHNIQQLLKVLLLKGLNILPFYHVRKLQTETSCHLLFSPAIAEGKPAVTRFLCEAMASLCCGYLKWRSPETTLTLQFPYTKPKQVAQYLSHIHLAYSFDHSDFAVVMSNQALAQQQIGTFPYLVARQLKALPSPQRGFLAQLHRLQLKYPKYHSEQIAEMMGMSAATFKRKLKLHQTTFINEKDRLHRQQAMFYVTEQGYSNEQIATALQFSDITNFRRAFKRWTGLTPSYFRKI, from the coding sequence ATGTCCTATTTTGAGTGCCAAACAAAACAACTTGCGAGTCGCTATTTTGCACTCCCCTTAGTGGAGTTGGCTTCCCAGCGCGGTGTACATGCAGATGTCATTTTGAAAGGCAGTAAGTTGTTTTATACCGACCTGCACGCTAATCCAACCTGCATTAGTTATGAGCAGTTTGAAACAATAGTAAGCAACCTTGTCAGTCAGGCGAGCTGTCAGGAAGTCAGTTTTATTTACGGCCAATACCTACTTAATACGCTAATCAGCCACCATGCCGAGCTGTTATTTAATTGCCACAACATACAGCAATTGCTCAAAGTACTACTGCTTAAAGGTTTGAATATATTGCCTTTTTACCACGTTAGAAAACTCCAGACAGAAACAAGCTGCCATTTACTGTTTTCACCCGCCATTGCAGAAGGTAAGCCTGCGGTCACGCGATTTTTATGCGAAGCAATGGCAAGCCTTTGTTGTGGCTACCTTAAGTGGCGCAGCCCAGAAACCACATTAACATTGCAGTTTCCGTATACAAAGCCAAAACAAGTCGCGCAATACCTGAGCCATATACACCTAGCTTACAGCTTTGATCACAGTGATTTTGCCGTTGTAATGAGTAACCAAGCTTTGGCTCAGCAACAAATTGGCACTTTTCCTTATTTAGTGGCCCGGCAGTTAAAAGCTTTGCCCTCACCACAGCGTGGATTTCTCGCCCAGCTGCACCGTTTACAATTAAAATATCCTAAATATCATAGTGAGCAAATCGCCGAAATGATGGGCATGAGCGCTGCAACTTTCAAACGTAAACTCAAGCTACATCAGACTACTTTTATTAACGAAAAAGACAGACTGCATCGTCAACAAGCCATGTTTTACGTGACCGAGCAAGGCTATTCCAATGAACAGATTGCAACCGCTTTACAGTTTAGCGACATCACTAATTTTCGCCGTGCATTTAAGCGTTGGACGGGATTAACGCCTTCCTATTTTCGTAAGATTTAA
- a CDS encoding TonB-dependent receptor, giving the protein MKKNLPTSFTLSAVAMICAGLTLSSVANANTLTGQVSSVSQKSHFQGAKVVIKELDRALISERDGRFTATNLPAGNYTLEISYLGAETVTKSITITDNQVTDVQVQLGSQSGQMDDIIVVGQRAGQAGALNRQKNALSLKSIVSADSIGQLPDQNAAEALQRLPGLSIQRDQGEGRFVAIRGIDPNLNNVTINGANVPSPEAGVRSVAMDVIPSELVQSLEVSKTVTPDMDASAVGGSIEVKSLSAFDREGQSYSVTLQASHNEQVSETSPKASFSFTDIYAAGKELEVGVATAVSWFEREFGSHNMETDGGWMELEMDDVNSGEEVSFFGAEEMEQRHYRITRERLGAALNLDVHHKGFNKYYLRTLYSKFSDDEFRQRNEYKFDKGDLFADELSQNAAYFSGAEMDRDTKDRYEEQSILSVVLGGENLVQDWFIEYSIGYSKSDESEPNRLDTSFAGEDFALGYVLDGKTPTLAADEASKKLSNFEIDEIVWENNLSEDENTSFRLDLTKDFTLLGHNAQIKFGGKYADREKFNRVDAKLYDGGFDDLTAKDFAANEPEYELGAFGPGLSRGQIRDYFYSNRSALELNQLETDIETQGRSYTSEETVTALYAMLTVDIDKLNVIAGFRYEDTDYATSGNRVELINDEVNDVERVEINQWQVEDSYDHLLPNLTLRYEISDKLITRFAYTQTLARPSFEDAAAFQIIETETTEDDGEIEIERKAEVGNPDLDPYKSTNYDFSVEYYPGAIGVLSAGVFHKNIDNFIAKAEVQDNGQWQGYKEVIQSVNGGAAELTGVELAYTKNFQNGLMLSVNGTFIDADDNLPNQSDTVGNLMFGYENSQISARLSASYKSKSFLFEENKQRVFQDDHLQLDFSMKYFYTEQTQLYFNAINLTDEPMSIYQGDTRYNYQYETYGRSFELGVTVTSF; this is encoded by the coding sequence ATGAAAAAAAATCTACCGACAAGCTTTACGCTTTCTGCCGTTGCGATGATCTGTGCTGGACTGACGTTAAGCTCAGTTGCAAATGCTAACACCCTAACAGGGCAAGTTAGTTCCGTATCGCAAAAGAGCCACTTTCAAGGGGCAAAAGTGGTGATCAAAGAATTAGACAGAGCCCTTATCTCTGAGCGAGATGGCCGCTTTACGGCAACTAATCTCCCGGCGGGTAATTATACGCTTGAGATAAGTTATCTTGGCGCTGAAACAGTGACTAAAAGTATCACAATTACTGATAACCAAGTCACCGATGTTCAAGTACAGCTTGGTTCTCAATCGGGCCAAATGGACGATATTATTGTTGTAGGGCAAAGAGCCGGACAAGCAGGTGCACTAAACCGACAAAAAAATGCTCTGTCACTTAAATCGATCGTCAGCGCGGATTCCATCGGTCAGTTGCCGGATCAAAACGCAGCAGAAGCACTGCAACGTCTGCCTGGACTTTCTATTCAACGAGATCAAGGTGAAGGCCGTTTTGTGGCAATTCGTGGGATCGACCCAAATCTAAATAACGTGACTATCAATGGAGCCAACGTGCCTTCTCCTGAAGCGGGCGTGCGCTCAGTGGCGATGGATGTCATCCCAAGTGAGTTAGTGCAAAGCCTAGAGGTGAGCAAAACAGTCACACCGGATATGGACGCATCAGCGGTGGGTGGTAGCATCGAAGTAAAAAGCCTCAGTGCTTTTGACCGAGAAGGGCAGAGCTACAGCGTGACGTTACAAGCGTCACACAATGAACAGGTGAGCGAGACCAGCCCAAAAGCGTCGTTTAGTTTCACCGATATTTATGCCGCAGGCAAAGAGTTGGAAGTTGGGGTTGCAACGGCGGTATCTTGGTTTGAGCGTGAGTTTGGTTCTCATAATATGGAAACCGACGGCGGCTGGATGGAACTAGAAATGGACGATGTGAACTCAGGGGAAGAAGTGAGCTTCTTTGGTGCTGAGGAAATGGAACAGCGCCACTATCGTATTACGCGAGAGCGTTTAGGGGCGGCACTGAATCTTGATGTGCATCACAAAGGGTTTAACAAATACTACTTACGCACGCTCTACAGCAAGTTTTCTGACGATGAATTTCGTCAACGCAATGAGTACAAGTTTGACAAAGGCGATTTATTTGCCGATGAGCTAAGCCAAAATGCGGCCTATTTCTCAGGTGCAGAAATGGATAGAGATACCAAAGACAGATATGAAGAGCAAAGCATTTTATCTGTGGTTTTGGGCGGCGAAAACTTAGTGCAGGATTGGTTTATTGAATACAGCATTGGCTACTCGAAATCGGATGAAAGCGAGCCAAATCGCTTGGATACCTCATTTGCTGGAGAAGATTTTGCGCTAGGGTATGTACTGGATGGTAAGACGCCAACGCTTGCAGCGGATGAAGCTTCTAAGAAGCTCAGCAATTTTGAAATCGATGAAATTGTCTGGGAGAACAACCTCAGTGAAGATGAAAATACCAGCTTTAGACTGGATTTAACTAAAGACTTCACTTTACTTGGTCACAATGCGCAAATTAAATTTGGTGGTAAATATGCCGACCGTGAAAAGTTTAACCGCGTTGACGCCAAACTATATGATGGCGGTTTTGATGATCTAACGGCGAAAGACTTTGCCGCCAATGAGCCTGAGTATGAGCTTGGGGCCTTTGGTCCGGGTTTAAGTCGCGGCCAGATCCGCGACTACTTCTACAGTAATCGCAGTGCCCTTGAGCTAAACCAGCTTGAAACTGACATTGAAACACAAGGTCGCTCATACACCAGTGAAGAAACCGTCACCGCGCTCTACGCCATGCTGACGGTCGACATTGATAAACTCAATGTTATTGCAGGCTTTAGATACGAAGACACAGATTATGCAACGAGTGGTAATCGCGTTGAACTCATTAATGATGAAGTGAATGACGTTGAGCGCGTCGAGATCAACCAATGGCAAGTTGAAGATAGCTACGACCATTTATTACCAAACTTAACATTACGCTATGAAATCAGCGACAAGCTGATCACCCGTTTTGCCTATACACAAACTCTTGCGCGTCCAAGCTTTGAAGATGCAGCAGCATTTCAAATCATAGAAACAGAGACCACAGAAGATGATGGCGAAATTGAAATTGAGCGTAAAGCCGAAGTCGGAAACCCAGACTTAGACCCATACAAGTCAACAAACTATGACTTTTCGGTAGAATATTACCCCGGCGCGATTGGCGTGTTATCTGCAGGCGTTTTTCACAAAAACATCGATAATTTTATTGCCAAAGCCGAGGTGCAAGATAACGGTCAGTGGCAAGGCTATAAAGAAGTTATTCAAAGTGTTAATGGCGGCGCTGCTGAACTGACAGGGGTAGAACTTGCGTACACGAAGAACTTTCAAAATGGTTTGATGCTCTCAGTCAATGGTACATTTATTGACGCTGATGACAATCTACCAAACCAATCCGACACCGTGGGCAATCTGATGTTTGGTTATGAAAATAGCCAAATAAGCGCAAGGTTAAGTGCGTCGTACAAGAGCAAAAGCTTTTTGTTTGAAGAGAACAAGCAGCGCGTTTTCCAAGACGACCATCTGCAACTCGATTTCAGCATGAAGTACTTTTATACCGAGCAAACTCAACTTTATTTCAACGCGATCAATTTAACCGACGAGCCGATGAGCATTTATCAAGGCGACACTCGTTACAACTACCAATACGAAACCTATGGCCGTTCATTTGAGCTTGGAGTAACGGTAACGTCCTTCTAA
- a CDS encoding helix-turn-helix transcriptional regulator has protein sequence MSIVLDLYSQLLHQGFYDHVSDGELHTEVPLISSSISQVKLDGIIYHRTAQTAAMMPENYGSLILISEGKGWWLTEQSLQRADLTQLVYLEANQKHVFHLPTQYHAVSFNFPINWLASRTGKRLLHGQTLTIPSGLSILFKTALTATTLNLTAAKWLEDEIVLHLSACQLTQVPRSPLAELKRLISTYASDEAFCIDMLCEHSGWSKRYIHKLFARSDLSASEYLIRTRLTHAYFELLNSSASLNQIAIDSGFKNQAHFSRRFKQLFSLSPKQISQRVHS, from the coding sequence ATGAGTATTGTATTAGATCTCTACAGCCAATTATTACATCAAGGGTTTTATGACCATGTGTCTGACGGTGAACTGCACACCGAAGTGCCGCTCATCTCCAGTAGTATCTCGCAAGTAAAGCTCGATGGCATTATTTACCATCGCACTGCGCAAACTGCGGCGATGATGCCTGAAAACTATGGTAGTTTGATCCTTATCTCTGAAGGAAAAGGTTGGTGGCTGACTGAGCAATCCTTGCAGCGTGCTGATCTAACGCAGTTAGTCTATCTTGAAGCAAATCAAAAACATGTGTTTCACCTTCCTACACAATACCACGCCGTTAGCTTCAACTTTCCAATTAATTGGTTAGCATCTCGAACAGGCAAGCGGCTTTTGCATGGTCAAACGCTGACAATTCCCTCTGGCTTGTCAATATTATTCAAAACCGCCTTAACCGCCACAACGCTAAATTTAACAGCGGCAAAGTGGCTGGAAGATGAAATTGTACTGCATCTAAGTGCTTGCCAGCTGACCCAAGTACCAAGGTCGCCACTGGCGGAGTTAAAACGGCTCATCTCTACATATGCAAGTGATGAAGCATTTTGTATTGACATGCTATGTGAGCATTCTGGCTGGTCAAAACGTTATATCCACAAACTATTTGCCAGATCTGATCTGAGTGCCAGTGAATATCTGATCCGCACCAGACTCACTCACGCTTATTTTGAGTTACTCAATAGCTCCGCATCATTAAATCAAATCGCTATTGATAGTGGATTTAAAAATCAGGCACACTTCAGCCGTCGTTTTAAACAATTATTCTCTCTTTCACCCAAGCAAATTTCACAACGAGTGCACTCTTAG
- a CDS encoding GGDEF domain-containing protein: MKLQPFLLHQSRWLLLVLLTLVAITITAYTSVLRPLSDVNWLDSLGEGGLTLMTLIWIAVTLLTRPKGLVTNLLFAGLSAMYVSMLWDFLDEMVVFTPHYLTSFEAIPACFGMVLMSISAYYWYKEQSIFNQTLMKKERFYRDHSMTDFVTGLYSVEYMQNQVRHEQSRLANGNSPFCLTLFDICDFAAYSRQHGMQKSNQLLRDIADMLSLSMRESDLLCRFAADKFVVVHPQTNHIQAQAFANRVAEFIARHANYDDGENQPQYSAVRWSCIEVNDKHCEFEPLIAALVNELNQTKVAAA; the protein is encoded by the coding sequence ATGAAACTTCAGCCTTTTTTACTTCATCAATCGCGGTGGTTGCTACTAGTGCTACTCACACTGGTTGCCATTACCATCACGGCCTATACCTCAGTACTGCGACCACTGTCGGACGTCAATTGGCTCGATAGCCTTGGTGAAGGTGGCCTCACGCTGATGACATTGATTTGGATTGCGGTGACCTTGCTCACTCGACCAAAAGGGCTCGTTACTAACCTACTGTTTGCAGGGTTGAGTGCCATGTATGTTTCTATGCTGTGGGATTTTTTGGATGAGATGGTGGTATTCACGCCCCATTATTTAACCAGTTTTGAAGCGATCCCAGCTTGCTTTGGCATGGTACTGATGAGTATTTCAGCCTATTACTGGTACAAAGAACAAAGCATATTCAATCAAACCTTAATGAAAAAAGAGCGTTTTTATCGTGACCACAGCATGACCGACTTTGTCACCGGCCTCTACAGCGTAGAGTATATGCAAAATCAAGTTCGCCACGAACAATCTCGCCTTGCCAATGGCAATAGCCCATTTTGCTTAACGCTATTCGATATATGTGATTTTGCCGCTTATTCTCGCCAGCATGGTATGCAAAAAAGTAATCAGTTACTACGCGATATTGCCGATATGCTCTCTTTGAGCATGCGAGAGAGTGATCTGCTATGTCGTTTTGCGGCAGATAAATTTGTGGTCGTTCACCCACAAACCAACCATATTCAAGCCCAAGCTTTTGCCAACCGTGTGGCTGAATTTATCGCTCGCCATGCCAACTATGATGACGGTGAAAACCAGCCGCAATATAGTGCAGTGAGATGGAGCTGTATCGAAGTTAATGACAAACACTGTGAATTTGAACCTCTGATAGCAGCGCTTGTGAACGAGCTGAATCAGACCAAGGTAGCTGCGGCTTAA